A stretch of Gouania willdenowi chromosome 21, fGouWil2.1, whole genome shotgun sequence DNA encodes these proteins:
- the cwc22 gene encoding pre-mRNA-splicing factor CWC22 homolog: protein MDSPGGNQTSSPAQKEDSRTSEDESRPPAEENDEEASAEKSPKQHPPQQASPTTRSRTGSSSSDSSRSDDDDEGEETTTRKIRSSVAQIKSQKSSGRDRSRSRERDRSRSRERDRSRSRERDRDGYSRRREARGDHFHRRGNPDMDHRRRGRSTSPRHDREPTSASEPPVKKKKEEIDPILTRTGGAYIPPAKLRMMQQQITDKSSLAYQRMSWEALKKSINGLINKVNVSNIVMIIQELLQENIVRGRGLLARSVLQAQAASPIFTHVYAALVAIINSKFPQIGELILKRLILAFRRSYRRNLKQQCLTASKFVAHLINQNVAHEVLCLEMLTLLLERPTDDSVEVAIAFLKECGLKLTEVSPKGINAIFERLRNVLHESAIDKRVQYMIEVMFAIRKDGFKDHPVTPDGLDLVDEDDQFTHMLPLDDEYNTEDILNVFKMDPDFLENEEKYKTIKQDILDEGSDSGEDGDGSDEDEDNDDENEGEGEDEKVTILDKTEVNLVAFRRTIYLAIQSSLDFEECAHKLIKMDFPESQTKELCNMILDCCAQQRTYEKFFGLLAGRFCLLKKEYMESFEAIFSEQYDTIHRMETNKLRNVARLFAHLLYTDSVPWSVLESIHMSEETTTSSSRIFVKILFQELCAYMGLPRLNQRLKDITLQSFFEGLFPRDNPRNTRFAINFFTSIGLGGLTDELREHLKNAPKMIMTQNQEVESSDTSSSSSSTSDSSSDSSDSDSSSSSSSSSSSDSDNKHKKKKRKQQNERRKKEKKKNEPEKRRDERRNDRDDGEASFNQRQADRDRARPNVERARERPQRDRQDERSEEEWRGRKEETRQEMDRVRERDRGRERERERETGEKRERGKETDRERNKENRDKNREREERRRR, encoded by the exons atggatTCTCCTGGCGGAAATCAAACTTCAAGTCCTGCACAGAAGGAAGACAGCA GAACATCAGAAGATGAGTCCAGGCCTCCAGCAGAGGAGAATGATGAAGAGGCGTCTGCTGAAAAGAGCCCCAAACAGCATCCACCCCAACAGGCTAGTCCGACGACTCGTAGCCGAACCGGCTCCAGCAGCTCAGACAGCAGTAGAAGTGATGATGACGATGAAGGAGAAGAGACAACAACAAGGAAGATAAGGAGCAGTGTGGCTCAGATCAAA tccCAGAAATCCAGTGGAAGGGACCGGTCCAGATCGAGAGAAAGAGACCGGTCCAGATCGAGAGAAAGAGACCGGTCCAGATCGAGAGAAAGAGACCGAGATGGCTATAGCAGAAGACGTGAAGCACG GGGGGACCATTTTCATCGCCGAGGCAATCCAGATATGGATCACCGGAGGAGGGGTCGATCCACCTCTCCTCGACATGACAGGGAGCCCACTTCAGCCAGCGAACCACCggttaagaagaagaaggaggagattGATCCGATCTTGACGAGAACAGGTGGAGCTTACATCCCTCCTGCTAAGCTGCGCATGATGCAGCAGCAAATCACTGACAAGAGCAG CCTGGCCTATCAGAGGATGAGCTGGGAAGCCCTGAAGAAGTCCATCAACGGTCTGATCAACAAAGTCAACGTGTCCAACATTGTGATGATCATCCAGGagctgctacaggagaacattGTCAGAGGAAG GGGTCTGCTGGCTCGCTCGGTGCTGCAGGCTCAGGCTGCGTCTCCCATCTTCACCCACGTTTACGCTGCTCTGGTCGCCATCATCAACTCAAAGTTCCCTCAGATTGGAGAGCTGATCCTCAAACGTCTTATCCTGGCCTTTAGGCGGAGTTATCGTCGCAACCTCAAG CAACAATGTCTGACAGCCTCAAAGTTTGTGGCTCATCTCATCAACCAGAATGTG GCCCATGAGGTTTTGTGTCTAGAGATGCTCACGCTGTTGCTGGAGCGACCAACAGATGACAGTGTGGAGGTCGCTATCGCTTTCCTGAAGGAGTGTGGACTCAAGCTCACTGAAGTGTCCCCTAAAGGAATCAACG CTATTTTTGAGCGTCTCAGGAATGTCCTCCATGAGTCTGCCATTGATAAGAGGGTCCAGTACATGATCGAGGTCATGTTCGCCATCAGAAAAGATGGTTTCAAGGATCATCCCGTGACCCCAGATGGACTGGACCTAGTAGATGAGGACGACCAGTTTACACACATGCTACCTCTGGATGACGAGTACAACACCGAGGACATCCTCA ATGTGTTTAAAATGGACCCAGACTTTTTGGAAAACGAGGAGAAATACAAAACCATCAAACAAG ATATACTGGATGAGGGCAGTGACTCGGGGGAGGATGGTGATGGCAGTGACGAGGATGAGgacaatgatgatgaaaatgaggGGGAAGGAGAAG ATGAGAAGGTGACCATCTTAGATAAGACAGAAGTAAACCTGGTTGCATTCAGAAGAACCATCTACCTTGCTATACAGTCCAG CTTGGACTTTGAGGAGTGCGCACACAAACTGATCAAGATGGACTTTCCAGAAAGCCAGACG AAAGAGCTGTGTAACATGATCCTGGACTGCTGCGCTCAACAGAGGACCTACGAGAAGTTCTTTGGTCTGCTGGCCGGG AGGTTCTGCCTGCTAAAGAAGGAGTACATGGAGAGCTTTGAGGCCATATTTTCTGAACAGTACGACACAATTCACAGAATGGAAACCAACAAACTAAGAAACGTTGCCCGATTGTTCGCACACCTGCTCTACACAGACTCTGTACCCTGGAGT GTGTTGGAATCCATTCACATGAGTGAAGAAACCACGACCTCATCCAGCAGAATCTTTGTAAAGATCCTCTTTCAGGAGCTCTGTGCGTACATGGGCCTCCCCAGACTCAACCAGAGGCTGAAAGATAT cactctgcagtcattttttgaaGGCCTTTTCCCTCGGGACAACCCCAGAAACACTCGCTTTGCCATTAACTTCTTCACCTCCATCGGACTTGGAGGATTGAC TGATGAGTTGAGGGAACATTTGAAAAACGCTCCGAAGATGATCATGACCCAGAACCAGGAAGTTGAATCATCCGACACTTCTTCATCATCGTCTTCTACATCCGACTCCTCCAGCGACTCATCAGACTCAGActcctccagcagcagcagcagcagcagcagctctg ACtctgacaacaaacacaaaaaaaagaaaaggaaacaacaaaatgagaggaggaagaaagaaaagaagaaaaacgagCCAGAGAAGAGACGAGATGAACGCAGGAACGACAGAGACGACGGAGAGGCCAGTTTTAACCAGAGACAGGCTGATAGAGACCGTGCTCGGCCCAACGTAGAGCGTGCACGTGAAAGACCTCAGCGAGACAGACAGGACGAGAGATCAGAGGAAGAGTGGCGAGGAAGGAAGGAGGAGACGCGACAAGAAATGgacagagtgagagagagggacagagggcgagagagagagagggagagagaaactggggagaagagagagagaggaaaggaaACAGACAGAGAAAGGAATAAAGAGAACAGAGACaagaacagagagagagaggaaaggaggaggaggtag